In Thauera sp. JM12B12, one DNA window encodes the following:
- a CDS encoding EAL domain-containing protein, whose amino-acid sequence MSLIKQLWIATLCLTLLALGGSLVVGTLSARDYLVQALTVKNIDNAGGLALVLSHLPKDPVSIELQLSARMDTGHYRLIRLVDPKGELIAEQVAEGGEGDVPLWFRALIPMQAPAGVAQVQDGWHQFGTLSVLSHDRYAYESLWRSTLDLLLWFGVGGVACGALGTLLLKRILRPLDEVVEQATAIGERRFVSTREPGTLEFRRVVGAMNALSARVRLMLGEEAERLEALRFQSQHDELTRLMTRTQFLRRVESALAREDEQAGGTLVIARIGDIANLNRQHGRPAVDKLLRTLGHHLLHLASSRPDWEAGRLNGTDFALLASGEDDAAGLAERVQAVIDEALAHASDGQRLDVAFPLGACAFSPGAALKSLLARTDGALANAEQAGARAICVADPHRPPLAHTELAGWRQAIEGALQAGGMQLGRFPVTDATGTLLHFEAPVRLDMDGGLQSAGYFMPWAARLGVINRIDAEVVRLALRSIAATGHPLGINISAESLRDASFRSLLLASFAEQPASARQLWVEVPEYGVVQHPEEFRELCHALKPLGCRIGIEHCGRQLKQLGDLHDLGLDYLKVDAALIRGIDTDAGNQSVLRSLCVLAHSIGVRVIAEGVSSDAERLALPGLGVDGMTGPGVSLVTPRAA is encoded by the coding sequence ATGTCCCTGATCAAGCAACTCTGGATCGCGACCCTGTGCCTCACCCTGCTCGCCCTCGGCGGCAGCCTGGTGGTCGGCACGCTATCGGCGCGCGACTACCTGGTGCAGGCGCTCACGGTGAAGAACATCGACAACGCCGGCGGCCTCGCGCTCGTGCTCTCGCACCTGCCCAAGGACCCGGTCAGCATCGAGCTGCAGCTTTCGGCGCGCATGGACACCGGCCACTACCGGCTGATCCGCCTGGTCGACCCCAAGGGCGAGCTCATCGCCGAGCAGGTCGCCGAGGGCGGAGAGGGCGACGTACCCCTGTGGTTCCGCGCGCTCATTCCGATGCAGGCCCCGGCCGGCGTGGCGCAGGTACAGGACGGCTGGCACCAGTTCGGCACCCTCAGCGTGCTCAGCCACGACCGCTACGCCTACGAGTCGCTGTGGCGCTCCACGCTCGACCTGCTGCTCTGGTTCGGCGTCGGCGGCGTGGCCTGCGGCGCGCTCGGCACCCTGTTGCTCAAGCGCATCCTGCGTCCGCTGGACGAGGTCGTGGAGCAGGCGACGGCGATCGGCGAGCGCCGCTTCGTCAGCACGCGCGAACCCGGAACGCTCGAGTTCCGGCGCGTGGTGGGCGCCATGAACGCACTGTCCGCACGCGTGCGGCTCATGCTCGGCGAGGAGGCCGAGCGGCTGGAGGCGCTGCGCTTCCAGAGCCAGCACGACGAGCTCACCCGGCTGATGACCCGCACCCAGTTCCTGCGCCGGGTGGAAAGCGCTCTCGCGCGCGAGGACGAGCAGGCAGGCGGGACCCTGGTGATCGCCCGCATCGGCGACATCGCCAACCTCAACCGCCAGCACGGGCGGCCCGCGGTCGATAAGCTGCTGCGCACGCTCGGACACCATCTGCTGCACCTTGCCTCGTCCCGTCCCGACTGGGAGGCCGGCCGCCTGAACGGCACCGACTTTGCGCTGCTGGCGAGCGGCGAGGACGACGCCGCCGGTCTCGCCGAGCGCGTGCAGGCGGTGATCGACGAGGCGCTCGCGCACGCCAGCGACGGCCAGCGCCTTGACGTCGCCTTCCCGCTCGGCGCCTGTGCGTTCTCGCCCGGCGCCGCGCTCAAGAGCCTGCTCGCCCGCACCGACGGCGCGCTCGCCAACGCCGAGCAGGCGGGTGCACGCGCGATCTGCGTCGCCGATCCGCATCGGCCGCCACTTGCCCATACCGAACTCGCCGGCTGGCGCCAGGCGATCGAAGGCGCACTCCAGGCGGGCGGCATGCAGCTCGGCCGCTTCCCGGTCACGGACGCCACCGGCACGCTGCTGCATTTCGAGGCCCCGGTGCGCCTGGACATGGATGGCGGCTTGCAGAGTGCCGGCTACTTCATGCCCTGGGCAGCGCGCCTGGGCGTGATCAACCGCATCGACGCCGAGGTCGTCCGCCTTGCACTGCGCAGCATCGCCGCCACCGGCCATCCGCTGGGGATCAATATCTCGGCCGAGTCGCTGCGCGACGCCAGCTTCCGCAGCCTCCTGCTCGCGAGCTTCGCCGAGCAGCCCGCGAGCGCGCGGCAGCTGTGGGTCGAGGTGCCGGAGTACGGCGTGGTGCAGCACCCGGAGGAGTTCCGCGAGCTCTGCCATGCGCTCAAACCCCTGGGCTGCCGCATCGGCATCGAGCACTGCGGCCGCCAGCTCAAGCAGCTCGGCGACCTGCACGACCTCGGACTCGACTACCTCAAGGTCGACGCCGCGCTGATCCGCGGCATCGACACTGACGCCGGCAACCAGAGCGTGCTGCGCAGCCTGTGCGTGCTGGCGCACAGCATCGGCGTGCGGGTGATTGCGGAAGGGGTGAGCAGCGACGCCGAGCGCCTTGCCCTGCCGGGACTGGGGGTCGATGGCATGACGGGACCGGGCGTGAGTCTCGTCACCCCGCGCGCGGCGTGA
- a CDS encoding transglutaminase-like cysteine peptidase, with translation MPPALLAHLRRLYPAIALAALVGGLPLALASADGARMEEVARARYGEAVAEAVRDWRTLLLGPDAVDEHERLSRINTFFNRRLRFDDDIQVWKEADYWATPLETLARGAGDCEDFAIAKYASLLAAGVPSERLRLIYVRARIGGPQSKLSQAHMVVGYYPTPDAEPLILDNLVSEIRPAGRRPDLFPIFSFTSEGLWVQGANTSSADPTARLSRWRSVLQRMRAEGLDLQQ, from the coding sequence ATGCCACCCGCCCTCCTCGCCCACCTTCGCAGGCTGTACCCGGCCATCGCGCTCGCCGCGCTCGTCGGTGGCCTGCCGCTCGCGCTGGCGTCGGCCGATGGCGCACGCATGGAAGAGGTCGCGCGCGCGCGCTACGGTGAAGCCGTCGCCGAGGCCGTCCGCGACTGGCGCACGCTGCTCCTCGGCCCTGACGCGGTCGACGAGCACGAGCGGCTGTCGCGGATCAACACCTTCTTCAACCGCCGCCTGCGCTTCGACGACGACATCCAGGTCTGGAAGGAGGCGGACTACTGGGCGACCCCGCTCGAGACGCTGGCCCGCGGCGCCGGAGACTGCGAGGACTTCGCCATCGCCAAGTACGCCAGCCTGCTGGCGGCCGGCGTGCCATCCGAGCGCCTGCGGCTGATCTATGTTCGTGCCCGCATCGGCGGTCCGCAGAGCAAGCTGTCCCAGGCGCACATGGTCGTCGGCTACTACCCGACGCCCGATGCCGAGCCCCTGATCCTCGACAACCTGGTGAGCGAGATCCGTCCCGCCGGTCGCCGCCCCGACCTCTTCCCGATCTTCAGCTTCACCAGCGAGGGCCTGTGGGTACAAGGCGCGAACACCAGCTCCGCCGATCCCACCGCCCGGCTTTCGCGCTGGCGCAGCGTGCTGCAGCGCATGCGCGCCGAAGGGCTGGATCTTCAACAATGA
- a CDS encoding TolC family outer membrane protein, with translation MERHKIFRRTCVIAVLFALHGTALAEAVPAALREAALKAVGTNPEVQARWHAFQAAGAEQDVARGGYLPQIDLNAGVGRERQDRPGEATDRYTRRGAALSLNQMLYDGFLTRSEVARLGFARLARYYEVVDASETAALETVRAYADVLRYRDLVQLAKDNYVEHRRVYDQIAERTAAGVGRRVDLEQASGRLALAESNLLTEVSNLHDVSARYLRLVGEAPADTLPALPDALAGTAGLPPTVADAVRNALGTSPVLAAAIENVRAGQAEIEARRAANQPRVDLRARQSVDHNLDGVDGRSREGVVEVVLNYNLFRGGSDQARIRQAAESLNQARDLREKACRDVRQTLSIAYNDSQRLKEQIGYLDQHQLSIAKAREAYRQQFDIGQRTLLDLLDTENEYFQARRAYTSARYDLAIAEARTLAGMGRLLNTLEVARNDLPTPAELGQDRSGSEPADLCPPEAPTPLQIDKEALFAEAMREAGTGRAPGPSAQPMTPQRD, from the coding sequence ATGGAAAGGCACAAGATCTTCCGCCGCACCTGCGTCATCGCGGTGCTCTTCGCGCTGCACGGTACGGCGCTGGCGGAGGCGGTGCCCGCGGCCCTGCGCGAGGCGGCGCTGAAGGCGGTGGGTACCAACCCCGAGGTGCAGGCGCGCTGGCACGCATTCCAGGCCGCGGGCGCGGAACAGGACGTGGCGCGCGGCGGCTACCTGCCGCAGATCGACCTCAACGCCGGCGTCGGCCGTGAGCGCCAGGACCGTCCGGGCGAGGCTACGGACCGTTACACCCGGCGCGGCGCGGCGCTGTCGCTCAACCAGATGTTGTACGACGGCTTCCTCACCCGCAGCGAGGTTGCCCGCCTGGGCTTCGCCCGCCTGGCGCGCTACTACGAGGTGGTGGATGCGTCCGAGACGGCAGCGCTGGAGACGGTGCGCGCCTACGCCGACGTGCTGCGTTATCGCGACCTGGTCCAGCTCGCCAAGGACAACTACGTCGAGCACCGCCGCGTGTACGACCAGATCGCCGAACGCACTGCGGCGGGGGTGGGGCGCCGGGTCGATCTCGAGCAGGCCAGCGGCCGTCTCGCGCTCGCCGAGTCCAACCTGCTGACCGAAGTGTCGAACCTGCACGACGTCAGCGCGCGCTATCTGCGCCTGGTCGGCGAGGCCCCCGCCGACACGCTGCCGGCGCTGCCCGACGCGCTGGCCGGGACCGCCGGATTGCCGCCGACGGTCGCGGATGCGGTCAGGAACGCGCTCGGCACGAGCCCGGTGCTGGCCGCCGCGATCGAGAACGTGCGCGCCGGCCAGGCCGAGATCGAGGCCCGCCGTGCCGCCAACCAGCCGCGCGTCGACCTGCGCGCACGGCAGTCGGTCGATCACAACCTCGATGGGGTGGACGGACGCTCGCGCGAGGGCGTGGTCGAGGTGGTGCTCAATTACAACCTGTTCCGCGGCGGCTCCGACCAGGCGCGCATTCGTCAGGCAGCGGAGTCGCTGAACCAGGCGCGCGACCTGCGCGAGAAGGCCTGCCGCGATGTTCGTCAGACCCTGTCGATCGCCTACAACGACAGCCAGCGCCTGAAAGAGCAGATCGGCTACCTGGATCAGCACCAGCTGTCGATCGCCAAGGCGCGCGAGGCCTACCGCCAGCAGTTCGACATCGGCCAGCGCACCCTGCTCGACCTGCTCGACACCGAGAACGAGTACTTCCAGGCACGCCGCGCCTACACCAGCGCGCGCTACGACCTTGCGATCGCCGAGGCGCGAACGCTCGCCGGGATGGGGCGCCTGCTCAACACGCTGGAGGTGGCGCGCAACGATCTGCCGACGCCGGCCGAGCTCGGTCAGGATCGCAGCGGGAGCGAACCGGCCGACCTGTGCCCACCCGAGGCACCGACGCCGCTGCAGATCGACAAGGAGGCACTTTTCGCCGAGGCCATGCGCGAGGCGGGCACAGGCCGTGCCCCGGGCCCCTCGGCGCAGCCGATGACACCCCAGCGCGACTGA
- a CDS encoding enoyl-CoA hydratase-related protein — protein sequence MSTRIDLEIGDGLATVILHNPAKLNAVNAAMWRGLSAAMKRIASDSDVRCVILRGAGDDAFAAGGDIEEFQRVRTTVDDALHYHEDLVASALDAIRDCAVPTVAAIRGACIGGGLEIAGCCDIRIAGESSRFGAPINRLGFSMYPGEMAGLLALVGPAVVLEILLEGRILSAREALQKGLLSRVVDDERVFEEAAACAARICAGAPLVARWHKQWVKRLMDGGALSDAEKREAFAFLDTEDYREGLEAFLAKRPPVFRGR from the coding sequence ATGAGCACACGAATCGACCTCGAGATCGGCGACGGGCTCGCCACCGTCATCCTGCACAACCCGGCCAAGCTCAACGCCGTCAACGCCGCCATGTGGCGTGGCCTGTCGGCGGCCATGAAACGCATCGCCAGCGACAGCGACGTGCGCTGCGTGATCCTGCGCGGCGCCGGTGACGACGCCTTCGCCGCCGGCGGCGACATCGAGGAGTTCCAGCGCGTGCGCACCACCGTGGACGACGCCCTGCACTACCACGAGGATCTGGTGGCGAGCGCGCTCGACGCGATCCGCGACTGCGCCGTGCCCACCGTGGCCGCGATCCGCGGCGCCTGCATCGGTGGCGGACTGGAGATCGCCGGCTGCTGCGACATCCGCATTGCCGGGGAATCATCGCGCTTCGGTGCGCCGATCAATCGTCTCGGGTTCTCGATGTATCCGGGCGAGATGGCCGGCCTGCTCGCGCTGGTGGGGCCGGCGGTGGTGCTGGAGATCCTGCTCGAGGGGCGAATCCTGAGCGCGCGCGAAGCTTTGCAAAAGGGGCTGCTGTCGCGCGTCGTCGATGACGAAAGAGTGTTCGAGGAGGCCGCCGCATGTGCGGCGCGCATCTGCGCGGGCGCGCCGCTGGTGGCGCGCTGGCACAAGCAGTGGGTGAAGCGCCTGATGGACGGCGGCGCGCTCAGCGACGCCGAAAAGCGCGAGGCCTTCGCGTTCCTCGACACCGAGGATTACCGCGAAGGCCTCGAAGCCTTCCTGGCCAAGCGCCCGCCGGTTTTTCGGGGACGCTGA
- a CDS encoding DUF485 domain-containing protein, with protein MSSSMYAHIRRNPRFAELVAKRTRFAGILAAIVLIVFYGFVLLVAFAPELIGTRLFEGSNLTFGILAGLLQFVFFWVLTWVYVRRANGEFDDINKELVKAAWKEEK; from the coding sequence GTGTCTAGCTCTATGTACGCGCACATCCGGCGCAACCCGCGCTTTGCGGAGCTTGTCGCCAAGCGCACCCGCTTCGCGGGCATTCTCGCGGCGATCGTCCTGATCGTCTTCTACGGCTTCGTGCTGCTCGTGGCCTTCGCGCCCGAGCTCATCGGCACTCGTCTGTTCGAAGGCAGCAACCTGACCTTCGGCATCCTGGCCGGGCTGTTGCAGTTCGTCTTCTTCTGGGTCCTGACCTGGGTGTACGTGCGGCGCGCCAACGGCGAGTTCGACGACATCAACAAGGAACTCGTGAAGGCCGCCTGGAAGGAGGAGAAGTGA
- a CDS encoding cation acetate symporter: MNARMHSRLVAGLLALAASPLALAAGPAMDAAEKQPLNLHAIGMFFVFVLMTLGITYWAASRTKSTADFYTAGGGITGFQNGLAIAGDYMSAATLLGLTAMMYAQGVDAYIYMLSFFVGWPIILFLMAERLRNLGKFTFADITAYRLDQGKVRTMAAVSSLTVVCFYLVAQMVGAGQLIKLLFGLDYNIALVVVGALMMVYVTFGGMVATTWVQIIKACMLLVGGTAVGLLAFSQFGFSFDELTTRAMEVHKLGEKLLNPGSLLADPVTAISLGLGLMFGTAGLPHILMRFFTVTDAKEARKSVLYASGIVAYFFNVIAIMGLCAIIIVGQNPQFFEGGVIGGKVVGGGNMIAMHLAQAVGGNLLLGFLSAVAFATILAVVAGLALAGASAISHDIYSRVIMKGKANEATELKVSKYATIGLGIVAILLGMAFEKMNIAFMVALAFGVAASANFPVLILSMYWKGLTTKGALVGGYSGLVSAVLFVLLSKSVWVDVLGNASAIFPYTQPALFSMPIAFFMTWLFSTLDSSKVAAAEKEAFEDQYVRAQTGVGAATAASH; the protein is encoded by the coding sequence ATGAACGCCCGCATGCATTCCCGTCTTGTCGCCGGCCTGCTGGCCCTCGCCGCCAGCCCGCTCGCGCTCGCCGCCGGTCCCGCGATGGACGCGGCCGAGAAGCAGCCCCTCAACCTCCACGCCATCGGCATGTTCTTCGTGTTCGTGCTGATGACCCTGGGCATCACCTACTGGGCGGCCAGCCGCACCAAGTCGACCGCCGACTTCTACACGGCCGGCGGTGGCATCACCGGTTTCCAGAACGGCCTGGCGATCGCCGGTGACTACATGTCGGCGGCCACGCTGCTCGGCCTGACCGCGATGATGTATGCGCAGGGTGTGGATGCCTACATCTACATGCTGTCCTTCTTCGTCGGCTGGCCGATCATCCTGTTCCTGATGGCCGAGCGCCTGCGCAACCTGGGCAAGTTCACCTTCGCCGACATCACCGCCTACCGCCTCGACCAGGGCAAGGTGCGCACGATGGCCGCGGTGAGCTCGCTGACCGTGGTGTGCTTCTACCTCGTCGCGCAGATGGTCGGTGCCGGTCAGCTCATCAAGCTGCTGTTCGGTCTCGACTACAACATCGCGCTCGTCGTCGTCGGCGCGCTGATGATGGTGTACGTGACCTTCGGCGGCATGGTCGCCACCACCTGGGTGCAGATCATCAAGGCCTGCATGCTGCTGGTCGGCGGTACCGCGGTCGGCCTGCTCGCGTTCAGCCAGTTCGGCTTCTCGTTCGACGAACTGACCACCCGCGCGATGGAAGTGCACAAGCTGGGTGAGAAGCTGCTCAACCCTGGCAGCCTGCTCGCCGACCCGGTCACCGCGATCTCGCTCGGCCTCGGCCTGATGTTCGGTACCGCCGGCCTGCCGCACATCCTGATGCGCTTCTTCACCGTGACCGACGCCAAGGAAGCGCGCAAGTCGGTGCTCTACGCCTCGGGCATCGTCGCCTACTTCTTCAACGTCATCGCCATCATGGGCCTGTGCGCGATCATCATCGTCGGCCAGAACCCGCAGTTCTTCGAGGGTGGCGTGATCGGCGGCAAGGTCGTCGGCGGCGGCAACATGATCGCCATGCACCTGGCGCAGGCGGTGGGCGGCAACCTGCTGCTCGGCTTCCTGTCGGCGGTGGCCTTCGCGACCATCCTCGCGGTGGTGGCGGGCCTGGCGCTGGCCGGCGCGTCGGCGATCTCGCACGACATCTATTCGCGCGTCATCATGAAGGGCAAGGCCAACGAGGCCACCGAGCTGAAGGTGTCGAAGTACGCCACCATCGGCCTGGGCATCGTCGCCATACTGCTCGGCATGGCCTTCGAGAAGATGAACATCGCGTTCATGGTCGCGCTCGCCTTCGGCGTGGCGGCTTCGGCCAACTTCCCGGTGCTGATCCTGTCGATGTACTGGAAGGGCCTCACCACCAAGGGCGCCCTCGTCGGCGGCTACTCCGGCCTGGTCAGCGCGGTGCTGTTCGTGCTGCTGTCGAAATCGGTGTGGGTGGATGTGCTGGGCAACGCCTCGGCGATCTTCCCCTACACCCAGCCGGCGCTGTTCTCGATGCCGATCGCCTTCTTCATGACCTGGCTGTTCTCGACGCTCGACAGCAGCAAGGTTGCGGCGGCCGAGAAGGAAGCCTTCGAGGACCAGTACGTGCGCGCGCAGACCGGCGTCGGCGCCGCGACCGCCGCGTCGCACTGA
- a CDS encoding hemolysin family protein, whose translation MPVNELLVILLLIAASAFFSMSEISLAASRKIKLRLMAEGGHLNAQRVLALQDNPGNFFTVVQIGLNAVAILGGVVGEQALSPYVTVLLRTVYEGPMLGTVAFVLSFVFVTSLFVLFADLMPKRLAMVQPERIAVAVVRPMQACVWAFAPLVWVFNGAADLIFRWFKLPSARIEDITADDIMAMADAGAQAGALLRQEQHLISNVFELDSRIVPSAMTSRESIVFLTLSESEESIRRKIAAHPHGKFPVCEDGIDSVIGYVDAKDILPRIVQGQDLSLRTQPIVRKVLMLPDTLTLFEALERFRDAKEDFALVLNEYALVVGLLSLQDVMSTVMGDLVSPFQEELIVRRDDNSWLIDGVTPIEDVMQALDIEVFEGFQNYETVAGFLMYRLRKVPKRTDFVTYAGYKFEVVDIDNYRIDQVLVTREGAPAAPVTDAAR comes from the coding sequence GTGCCTGTCAATGAACTGCTCGTCATCCTGCTGCTGATCGCAGCGAGCGCCTTCTTTTCGATGTCCGAGATCTCCCTCGCCGCCTCGCGCAAGATCAAGTTGCGCCTGATGGCCGAAGGCGGACACCTCAATGCCCAGCGCGTGCTCGCGCTGCAGGACAATCCGGGCAACTTCTTCACCGTGGTGCAGATCGGCCTCAACGCCGTGGCGATCCTGGGCGGCGTGGTGGGCGAGCAGGCGCTGTCGCCCTACGTCACCGTGCTCCTGCGCACCGTCTACGAGGGCCCGATGCTCGGCACCGTCGCCTTCGTCCTCTCCTTCGTGTTCGTCACCTCGCTGTTCGTGCTCTTCGCCGACCTCATGCCCAAGCGCCTGGCGATGGTGCAGCCCGAGCGCATCGCGGTCGCCGTGGTGCGGCCGATGCAGGCCTGCGTGTGGGCGTTCGCGCCGCTGGTGTGGGTGTTCAATGGCGCGGCCGACCTCATCTTCCGCTGGTTCAAGCTGCCGAGCGCGCGCATCGAGGACATCACCGCCGACGACATCATGGCGATGGCCGACGCCGGTGCGCAGGCCGGCGCGCTGCTGCGCCAGGAGCAGCATCTCATCAGCAACGTGTTCGAGCTCGACTCGCGCATCGTTCCCTCGGCGATGACCTCGCGCGAGAGCATCGTCTTCCTCACCCTGTCCGAGTCCGAAGAGAGCATCCGGCGCAAGATCGCGGCCCATCCGCACGGCAAGTTCCCGGTGTGCGAGGACGGCATCGACAGCGTGATCGGCTATGTCGACGCCAAGGACATCCTGCCGCGCATCGTCCAGGGCCAGGACCTGTCGCTGCGCACCCAGCCGATCGTGCGCAAGGTGCTGATGCTGCCCGACACGCTGACCCTGTTCGAGGCGCTCGAACGGTTTCGCGATGCGAAGGAGGATTTCGCGCTCGTGCTCAACGAATACGCGCTCGTGGTGGGGCTGCTGTCGCTGCAGGACGTGATGAGCACGGTGATGGGCGATCTGGTGAGCCCGTTCCAGGAAGAACTGATCGTGCGTCGCGACGACAACTCCTGGCTGATCGATGGCGTCACGCCGATCGAGGACGTCATGCAAGCCCTCGACATCGAGGTCTTCGAGGGCTTCCAGAACTACGAGACGGTGGCCGGCTTCCTGATGTACCGCCTGCGCAAGGTGCCCAAGCGCACCGACTTCGTGACTTATGCCGGCTACAAGTTCGAGGTCGTCGACATCGACAACTACCGTATCGACCAGGTCCTGGTCACGCGCGAAGGGGCGCCGGCTGCGCCGGTGACCGACGCGGCGCGCTGA
- a CDS encoding GntR family transcriptional regulator, whose amino-acid sequence MNASRIAPIALYQEVAERLRQRIFSHELPPGTWVDEQALAEHYGISRTPLREALKVLASEGLVTLKPRRGCYVTEISERDLDEVFSVMSLLEGECARASARKASESDLTRLRAIHAELEKAAAAADIDGFFEANQAFHLALQQIADNRWLLQVIEDLRKVIKLSRHHSLFSEGRLEQSLAEHRDILQALLARDGERAEARMRAHILSGRAALARIAGAKVAAGASA is encoded by the coding sequence ATGAACGCCTCACGCATCGCCCCCATCGCGCTGTATCAGGAAGTGGCCGAGCGCCTGCGGCAGCGCATCTTCTCGCACGAACTGCCGCCCGGCACCTGGGTGGACGAGCAGGCGCTGGCCGAGCATTACGGCATCTCGCGCACCCCGCTGCGCGAGGCGCTCAAGGTGCTCGCCTCCGAAGGGCTGGTCACGCTCAAGCCGCGCCGCGGCTGTTACGTGACCGAGATTTCCGAGCGCGACCTCGACGAGGTGTTCAGCGTGATGTCCCTGCTCGAGGGCGAATGCGCGCGCGCCTCGGCACGCAAGGCGAGCGAGTCCGACCTAACCCGCCTGCGCGCCATCCATGCCGAGCTCGAAAAGGCCGCCGCGGCAGCCGACATCGACGGTTTCTTCGAGGCCAACCAGGCCTTCCACCTCGCCCTCCAGCAGATCGCCGACAACCGCTGGCTGCTGCAGGTGATCGAAGACCTGCGCAAGGTCATCAAGCTGTCGCGCCACCACTCGCTGTTTTCGGAAGGCCGGCTGGAGCAGTCCCTGGCCGAACACCGCGACATCCTGCAGGCGCTGCTCGCCCGCGACGGAGAGCGCGCCGAAGCGCGCATGCGCGCGCACATCCTGAGCGGACGCGCAGCGCTCGCCCGCATCGCTGGCGCGAAGGTCGCCGCCGGCGCCAGCGCCTGA